CGGAGTTCTTTTCGGTCATTTATTGAACGAAGGTAAGAAGAATGAACGCTAACGTTGAATCTGATAATGTTGTCAAGACGGGAACGACCACCATCGGAATGAAGATCAAAGACGGTGTGATCCTTGCCACCGATCAGAGGGCGACCATGAACAACCTCATCGCCAACAGCCACGTTCAGAAGGTCTACCCCCTCGCCGACAACCTGGGAATGACCATCTCCGGACTCGTGGGCGACGCACAGCTCATGGTCAGGTACATGCAGAGTCAGATCTCCATCTACACCATGCAGAAGGGAGCCCCCATGTCCGTGCAGACGGCCGCCACCCTCATGGGCTCCGTCATCCGCCAGGGTTTCTACCTCGGCCCCATACTCGCAGGATACGACCGCACCGGCGGCCACGTCTTCAGCGTGGACGGCGCCGGAGGGGTCATCGAGGACGACTACACATCCTCCGGATCCGGCTCCATCACCGCCTACGGTGCGCTGGAGACCCTCTACAAGCCCGACATGACCAAGAAGGAGGGCATCGACGTGGCCATCGCCGGCCTCAACGCCGCCAGGCGCAGGGACAACTACACCGGCGACGGCATGCTGATCCTCTACATCGGGCCCAAAGGTTACGAGTGGGTCCCCCAGGAGGACATCAAGGCGCGCTGCGAGGAGCTCGGGTTCAAGTACCCGAACTGAGGGTGGTGCACCCTCCATCCGGAAAAACCCCTTCCCTTTCGATTTTCGATACAAAATTCCGATATAACTTTCAAAGAAGCCGATTAAAATGAACCCAGACAGACTATTCGACAGCCTCAGGGAGCAGGTGAAGGGGTTGGCCCCCTCCAACATGGACATCTCGTCCATCGAGTTCGAGGGCCCCATAGTGGCCATATACGTGAGGAACTACGACGAGTTCTCCGGAAACGTCGACGTGGCCAAGAACATGGCCATGAGCGTGAGGAGGAGGGTCGACATCAGACCGGACCCGTCCACCCTGGAGGACCCGGACAAGGTGGAAAAGAAGATCCGTTCCATGATCCCCGATTCGGCCGAGGTCACGGACATCAACTTCCAACCCGATACCGGACAGGCCTTCGTGGAGGCCATCAACCCCGGCGCCATCAACGACCAGGAGATCCTGTCCGCCCTGAAGAAGGAATCCGGATGGAACGTCAAGGTCATGAGGTCCCCTCCGATACCGTCCAAGACCATCTCGGACGTCAGGGGATACCTCAGGTACAGCAAGGACGAGCGCTCCGCCATGCTCAAGAAGGTCGCGAGGAACCTCGTGCGTCCCGTCATCGAGGGCGAGCAATGGGTCAGGGTCACCACCATGGGAGGTTTCAGGCAGGTAGGGAGGTCGGCTTCCCTCCTCACCACCAGGAACAGCAAGATCCTCATCGACTGCGGCCTCGACCCCGGGTCCGACGCCACCCCCTACTTCGCCATCCCCGAGGCGAACCCCATCACCGACATCGATGCGGTCGTCATCACCCACGCCCACCTCGACCACTGCGGGACCCTTCCCGCCCTGTTCAAGTACGGATACGAGGGGCCGGTGTACTGCACCGAGCCCACCAGGGACCTCATGGCCCTGCTGCAGCTCGACAACATCAAACTCGCATACGGCGAGGCGAAGAAGAACCTCTACGATGCGAAGGACGTCAGGAAGGAGATCCTCCACACGATCCCCCTCAAATACGGTTCCACCACCGACATCGCACCCGACGTAAGACTCACATTCCACAACGCGGGACACATCCTCGGGTCCGCCATCGCCCACTTCCACGTGGGGGAGGGGCTGCACAACATCGCCTTTACCGGCGACACCAAATACGAGAAGACCTGGCTTTTCAACCCCGCCAACACCAAGTTCCCCAGGCTGGAGACCCTGGTCATCGAATCCACATACGGAGGCCACAACGACTACCAGCCCTCCAGGCACGACGCGTCCGAACAGCTCGGGGAGTACATCAAGGAGGCCTGTACCCACGGCGGTAAGATCCTCATCCCCGTCTTCGCCGTCGGCCGTTCCCAGGAGGTCATGCTCGTCATAGAGGAACTGGAGAGGACGGAGGCCATCCCGCCGCTGCCCGTGTACCTCGACGGTATGATCTGGGAGGCTACCGCCATCCACACCGCATACCCCGAGTACCTCAACACCCAGCTGAGGACCCAGATATTCCAGAAGAACGAGAACCCCTTCCTCTCCCCGATCTTCCACAGGGTGGAGACCGCCGACATGAGGGAGGAGATATGCCACTCCCCCGACCCGTGCATCGTCCTCGCCACCGGCGGTATGATGTCCGGAGGGCCCGTCCTCGAGTACTTCAGGGAATGGGCGGACGACCCCAGGAACTGGCTCCTGTTCGTCGGATACCAGAGCGAGAACAGTCTGGGAAGGACCATCCAGAGAGGAAGGACGGAGATCACCCTGCCTTCCAAGGGCAAGCAGATCACCGTCGAGATCAAGATGAACCGCGAGACCGTCGACGGATTCTCCGGACACTCGGACAGGAAGCAGATGATGGAGTACATCAGGAAGCTCGACCCGCGGCCCGACAAGATCATCATCGGCCATGGGGAGGACAGGAAGTGTACCGACCTCGCCTCCTCCATCTACAAGAAGTACAACATCCAGACGGTCGCCCCCCAGAATCTGGAGACGGTGAGGCTGAAGTGAGGTCCGTCGTCGCCATCACCGGTGCGTCCGGGGCCCTCTACGGGGTCAGGCTCCTGCAGGAGCTCCCCGGAGAGAGGATCCTCGTGATGTCGGAGACGGCGAAGAGGATAATCCCGGCCGAGACGGGGTATTCGGTGGAACAGGTCGAAGGGATGGCGGATGCCGTCTATTCCGACGACGACCTCGCCGCCCCCATCGCGTCCGGGTCCTTCCGGTACGACGTGCTTTTCGTCGCACCCTGTACGGAGTCCTCGGTGGCGAAGTTCGCCTGCGGGATAGCCGACACCCTGATCTCGAGGGCGGTCATGTGCGCCATAAAGGAACAGAGGAAGACCGTCCTCGTGGTGAGGGAGACCCCGAAGAGCGCCATAATGCTGGAGAACGAACTGAAGCTCGCCAGACTCGGGGTCGTCATAATGGATGCGAACCCCGCCTTCTATCCCCAACCCAAGACGGTAGACGACATCGTCGGATTCGTCGTCGGCAGGTGCCTCATGCAGGCCGGCGTGGAGCAGGACCTGTTCAGGGCATGGGGAGAGAATCCCCCGGAGTGACGCTGGCACATACATATCGCCGACCGGCCGCATCTGTCCTCGGATCTTCCGAATACGACGCATAGTCCGCACTTCTCCAACCCCGGTATTCTGCATTAACACCGAAGGGCCGTGGTCTCCCGGCAGGGACGACCGTCGAACCATACCTGATCCTTATACCTCCATATTTGCACAAAAGTTGAATATTTACTTTCAAAAACATGCATAAAAGTTGAATATTTATATTTTAAAACTTACAAAAACTTGAATATTTACTTTCAAAAACATGCATAAAAGTTGAATATTTATACTCACAACCACATCGTCTATCGTGCTTAGGAGAAAGATATACGATTCGATCCTGGAATGGAAAAAAGCCAAGAACGGCACATGTCTTCTGATAAAGGGCGCCAGGCAGGTAGGCAAGACCTACATAATAAGGAAATTCGGAGAAGACAATTACAAGAATACCGTATACATAAACTTCGACATCGACGAGGACCTGAAATCCGCATTCGACGGGAATCTCAATGTAGACCACATAACCATGCTTTTGAGCGGACTCCGCACAGGGTTCAAATTCGAAGAGGGATCCACCTTATTGATATTGGACGAGATACAGAACTGTCCCCGTGCCAGAACCGCACTGAAAGCCTTTGCTGTCGATGGAAGATACGACGTCATCGCTTCCGGGTCCCTTCTGGGTGTTAATCTGAAAAAAGTACCATCATTCCCAGTAGGATATGAGACCGACATGACCCTCAGACCCCTGGATTTCGAGGAATTTGTCTGGGGGATGGGTCTTGATGAAAAGGTGATCGAGGAGGTGAAATCATGCATATCCGAGAAAACGCCCCTCTCCGCACCCTTGATGAAAGCCATGACCGACCTGTTCGATCAATATATGATAATAGGCGGAATGCCCAAAGCCGTCACCACATTCATAGAGAAGAAGGATTTCAATCTTGCAGCAGACGTCGTAAAGAACATCCTGAGTGTCACCAAATCGGACATAGCCACATACTCGAGCGCATCCGACAGGGTAAAGACCCGTGCCTGCCTTGATTCCATACCCGCACAGCTTACCAAAACCAACAAGAAATTCGTCTATGCCGATGTGATGGAAGGAAACAATCCGTCGACAAGAAAGTATGCAGGAAACCTGCTGTGGCTGTATGAAGCAGGACTTATAGAATACTGCTATAATCTAAAACAACCGACATTCCCTCTGGAATCCAACATGTTCATCGATTCGTTCAAAGTATACATGTCGGACACGGGTATGCTTATGAACATGTATCCTGTGGAAACAAGAAGATCCATCCTTCTCAAACATCCCTCTGTAAACAAAGGCGGTGTGACCGAGAACGTGGTCGCAGACGCCATAGCGGCATCCGGACGCAGACTCTACTACATGCATAACGGGAGGAGGGAGATAGACTTCATAGTCCAGTTGGGAGAGGAGATCGCGGCGATGGAGGTAAAATCCGGAAAGGACAGGGCCTCCAGGACCCTCGACAACATGGCCAAAGAAAAAGGGCCGATCACCCGTTTCATAAAACTGGAAGACGGGGACATCCGGGTGGACGAAAACGGGGTGGAACATTATCCCCTATTCGCCACCGGATTCATAGACAGCATGTGCAAAAAGGAATGAAAACGGTTTCATGACGGAAGGGACCGGCCCGAGGCCGGCCTTCCCGTCAGCAGAGGTAGATGGCGGGCCTTCCGGGGACCGCTACACGGGCCTTGTTGGAGGGGTCGAACTTGTTCTCCTCGTCGGCTCCGTAGATCTCGGTCTCCATACCGGTCTCCGATGCGATGAAGTCCTTGGCGGACTTCAGGAGGGTCTCCTCGTCGAGGTCTGCGAGGGCCTTCTTGTCCTTCAGGTTGGACCTCATGAGGTCCACAGCTATCTTCTTGACGAAGTCGGAGGTCTCCTTACCCCTCTTCTTCAGATTCTCGTCGGCCATGCATCTCTTGGTGAGGTCCGGGATGGTCAGGTTCCCGGCCTCCGCCATGGCGATGGCGTCCTTCATCACGCCGACCTTCCACATGGGGGTGGTGTAGATGACCGCCTTGGACACCTCGGTCTTCGCCATCTTCTTGATCTCGTTGACATCGCCGATGACCTCCTGTACGAGTCCCTCACCGTACTCCGCGGCGGCATTCCTCTTGGAATCGTCGGCCTCGGGGAACTGGGCCTCGGAGACCAATCCCTCGAACCCTGCCTCGGACCACAGCTCCTCCGCGACGTGCGGGGTTATGGGCATCATGGCGTTGATCCATATGCGGAGGGCCTGCATGACGGTATCCCTGTTCTTCCCGCCGCGGCGGGCATACCAGCGCATGTCGTTGGACATGTCGTAATAGACGACGGTTGCCATCTGCCTGAGGTCGTACCTGTCCATGGCGGCCCTGATCTCCGAGACATGGGTGTTGAACCTGGAGAGCAGCCATGCGTCGATGTCCCCGGAAGGCACGTCGGCCTCCGCATTGATGAGGTCCTCCACTGAGGACATGATGTTCTCGAGCTTCTGCTTGTAGGTGAATACCAGGTCCTCGTCCCACTCCACATCGACGAACATGCTCGCGACGTGGGCGTAGTATAGCCTCATGCTGTCGGCACCGAACTTGGCGACCGCACCGGGTATGGGCTGCGCACCACCCTTGGATTTGGAGATCTTGTCCTTGTTCTTGCCGGTGACGTACCAGTTGACTATGATGCCCTTGGGCTGCATGTCGTCGGGCAGGATGGCCCTGTGGTTCATGAGGAAGACCGGGAAGTGGACGGTCATGTGCTCCTTGCCTCCCAGGTTGATATCCAGAGGATACCAGTAGTGGACGTCCTTGCGGATCTTTTCCAGCAGTTCCTGGTCTATACCGGTGCTTCCTGCGACGGCGGACGGTTCCCCCTTCTCGAGGACGACGTAGTCGAAGAACTCGGGCGTCATCTGCTCGGGAGTTATCTGCTTGGTGTTGGAGTACAGGGAGATCGTGTAGAACAGAGGGTACAGGGTGGAGTCCGAGATGGCCTCGATGATCCACTTGTTGTCGAAGGGGAACCTGGTCCCGAGCCAGTTGCCGAGCCTGACGCACGCCCTCTCCCTGTACCAATCGAGGACGCCCTGCACGTTCTCGTAGTACTGGGCGGGGAAGATGGTCATGTCCCTGCAGTGCTCCTTGGTGGAGTCTGTGAGCTGCCTGTCGGCGTAGTTGATGAACCACTGGTCGTCGATCCTCTTGATATGGACCCTCTGTCCGCACCTGCAGACGACCTCCTCCGTGAGGTCCCTGAATATCTCGGCCTCCTTGGATGCGAGCATGGCCTGCTGGATCTTATCCTTGGCCTCCTCGACACGCATCCCAGAGAACTCGCCGCAGACGTCCTTCATGACACCCATGTGGTATCCGTCCTTGTAGACCTGCTTCTTGGCCTCGTCCATCAGCTCCCTGAACTTGGCAGGGTCCTTCACGGAGGGGATCTTCATCTTCTCGATTATGGACTGGGCGGGGAAGTCCCCGTATCCTTTGATCGATATTATGGAGACGGGTACGACCGCATCGACGATGTCCTTCGATATTCCGTACTTCTCCGTCAGTTCGGGATTCGCCTTGACGACCTGCAGAGAGTTCCAGTCGTCGGGTGCATCGGACGGGCAGGAGGTGACGAGCCCGGTACCCACGTCGGGGTCGACGAAGTCGGCCGGGAACACGGGGATCTGCTTGTGGATCATGGGGGCGGTGCATGTCAGACCGATGAGGTCCTTCCCGGCGATCCTCCCGACCTCCTCCACTCCGTCGAACTGCAGGGACATCTTCTCCGCGCACTGCGGGGAGACGACCCATCTCTCCCCGTCCTTCTCGACTATGGAGTATTCCATATCGGGCCTCGCCCAGAAACAGACCTGTCCGAAGATGGTCTCGGGACGGAGGGTGGCCGCCACGAGGAAGAACTTCCTCTCCTCGCACCAGAACTTCAGGAGGGTATACTCCTGGGTCTCGGCCAGACCGCCCTTGGATATGTCGGTCTCGCTCGGATCCACGGCGACGGGGCCGTGGACGGGGCAGAAGGGGGCGTAGTACGGCTTCTGGACCAGCAGGCCCTTCTCCTTCAGCTTGGTGAACTGCCACTCGATGAACTTCCCATAGTCGGGATACAGGGTGCAGGTGAACCTCCTCCAGTCGGCGAGGAAGCCGAACCTCTTCCAATAGTCGTTCTGATAGACGTTGTTGAAGAAGTTCACCACATCCATGGGCTCCTTGAGCTTGTCGATCTCCTCCTCGGGGCATCCGTTCCTCAGAAGATAGTCGACGGTCTTCTCGTCCTTCCTGGCAATCTTGCTGGCGAGGGAGATGGCCCCGTTCCCGGTGGCATGGGTCCCCACGGGGAAGAGGACGTTGTATCCGGTCATCCTCTTGTACCTGCCGAGGGCGTCGGCGTACGTGTATCCCCTGAGATGTCCAACATGGAGGTATCCGGTAAGACCCGGGTATGCGAAGATCAGCATGAACTTGGGTTTCCCGTCCTGCCTCTCGGACTCGTTCAGTTTCTTCTCAGCCCATTTGGACTGCCACTTCTTCTCCATCTCGGCGTAGTCGCGGCTCATTTGTTCACCTTTCTATAACGCGCGCGATTGTATGGTATAATATAAATAATCCGATAACCGGGAGACCTGGGGTCCCCGACACGGTGGATGGGGGTCCGGTGTACCACCCCTTCGTCTGACGTACGGCGGACAAACAAAGTATAAAGAGATTTCTGCGAGAAAAAATAACACGTTATGATTCAAATACATGTAACATATTGGGGTAATGTAGAGAAAAACTACAGGACTTGATGCGGATACCTCCCTCCTATGAAGGGATTGGTCCTATACTGTCCTCTGTTGTCTGACAAAAACCCCGAATATGTGAGACACACGTCCGATATTTTATATATCTTAAGTGTATTATAACATTGCAAGCAACGGGATGGGTACTCTGCAACTTGCAAAGGAAGCATCGACATGACAGGCGAAGAAGGTGTGAAGATCTCGGTGAGACTGTCCAGCGAGGACATGCAACTCATACAGGACTTCATGGAAGAGAACGATCTCGACGTCACCATTTCGTCTTTCATACGCGATGCCATCCGCGGCTACATAGCCGACAAAAAAGTACCTGCTGAGGCAGGCGAGGATGGGATTTACGTCCGCCTCAGCGAGGTACTGATCCAGGCTATGGAGAACCTGAAGAAGGAAGGCGTGATCTTCGACGAGGAGAGCTACATCAGGCAGCTCGTCATGTCGGATCTCATTCCCCAGGAATCCTTGGAGAACACCAAGACCAACGCCTTCAAGGCTGCTCAGGAAGCCTCGCGGATGATGTGAAAAGGCCAGCCAGTCAGAAGGGATGGGGGCGGACCCTCGGGATAAAGGATCCGCCTATACAGAACATCCGCACACCATAAGAATCACCAGATGGGGGATGCAGAATGATAACAACTGAGGAAGCGAGGGAGAACGTCCTGTCGGATGTCGCCGTCTCCGGAGACCCGCGCATAGCGGTCATCGGAGTGGGCGGTGCAGGCTGCAGGATAGCCTCTATGCTCTACGGGAAGATGAGCCGTGTCGGAGTCATTGCCATAAATACCGACAAGAAGGCCCTCGAGGAGACCTCCGCCGACAACAGGATATACATCTGCAAAGAGGTCACCAAGGGTCTCGGGACCAGAGGCGACCCCGCCCTCGGAAAGAAATGCGCACAGATCCACGAATCCGAGATCATGAGTGCCGTGAGCAGCTACAACATGGCCATCATCGTCGCCGGAATGGGCGGAGGTACCGGGACCGGTGCCGCACCTGTCATCGCAGAACTCTGCGACCGCGTCGGAGTGACCGTGGCCGCCATCGACATCATGCCGTTCTCCTTCGAGGAGGACAGGGCGGTCAAGGCCGCCGAGGGACACAGGTCTCTGCATGCGAGGTGCCCGTATCTCGTACAGGTCTTCAACGACAAGTCCCTGACACACGAAGGCGTCTCCACCATGGGGGACGCTCTCTCCATGGTCAACATGTCCGTCGTCAAGTCGATAGACAACTTCGTCATGGACGCACCTATGATCGTGAAGAGAAGGGCCGCCGACAAGGCGGACGAGATCAAAGGCACGGAGAGTACCGGGAAGACGGTACAGCTCTCGTAAACTGAAACTACTGCCGGATGAAACGATATTTCAGCCGGAATCCTCCACAAAACGACCTCCCGGTCTGCGACTGCCATCGCAAATGTTCTCTGCCGGGAGGTCGGGGTCACCACTCCGACGGGGAGATCCCCCGTCACCCGGGACCTTTCCTATTCATCGGAAAAAATATGTTGGATCCGTCCGGGGACGTTCCGGACGGATATCGGGTCAAAGATCCCTTATGGCGTCCTTCATGGACCTGACGTACTCGGCGACGTGCTCCGGCGAGTCCTTTCCGTATTTCTCGATTATACGGACTATTCCGCTGCCGACGATCGCTCCGTCCGCCACCGACGCCATCTTCCTGGCCTGCTCGGGGGTGGATATCCCGAAGCCGATGGCGCACGGGATGTCCGTATTCCGTCTGATGTGCTCCACCATGGGTGCCAGGTCGGTGGTGATCTCCTTCCTCACACCGGTGACCCCCAGGGAGGATATGATGTACAGGAATCCCTTGGCCT
The nucleotide sequence above comes from Candidatus Methanomethylophilus alvi Mx1201. Encoded proteins:
- a CDS encoding UbiX family flavin prenyltransferase, encoding MRSVVAITGASGALYGVRLLQELPGERILVMSETAKRIIPAETGYSVEQVEGMADAVYSDDDLAAPIASGSFRYDVLFVAPCTESSVAKFACGIADTLISRAVMCAIKEQRKTVLVVRETPKSAIMLENELKLARLGVVIMDANPAFYPQPKTVDDIVGFVVGRCLMQAGVEQDLFRAWGENPPE
- a CDS encoding ATP-binding protein, giving the protein MLRRKIYDSILEWKKAKNGTCLLIKGARQVGKTYIIRKFGEDNYKNTVYINFDIDEDLKSAFDGNLNVDHITMLLSGLRTGFKFEEGSTLLILDEIQNCPRARTALKAFAVDGRYDVIASGSLLGVNLKKVPSFPVGYETDMTLRPLDFEEFVWGMGLDEKVIEEVKSCISEKTPLSAPLMKAMTDLFDQYMIIGGMPKAVTTFIEKKDFNLAADVVKNILSVTKSDIATYSSASDRVKTRACLDSIPAQLTKTNKKFVYADVMEGNNPSTRKYAGNLLWLYEAGLIEYCYNLKQPTFPLESNMFIDSFKVYMSDTGMLMNMYPVETRRSILLKHPSVNKGGVTENVVADAIAASGRRLYYMHNGRREIDFIVQLGEEIAAMEVKSGKDRASRTLDNMAKEKGPITRFIKLEDGDIRVDENGVEHYPLFATGFIDSMCKKE
- a CDS encoding cell division protein FtsZ — translated: MITTEEARENVLSDVAVSGDPRIAVIGVGGAGCRIASMLYGKMSRVGVIAINTDKKALEETSADNRIYICKEVTKGLGTRGDPALGKKCAQIHESEIMSAVSSYNMAIIVAGMGGGTGTGAAPVIAELCDRVGVTVAAIDIMPFSFEEDRAVKAAEGHRSLHARCPYLVQVFNDKSLTHEGVSTMGDALSMVNMSVVKSIDNFVMDAPMIVKRRAADKADEIKGTESTGKTVQLS
- a CDS encoding beta-CASP ribonuclease aCPSF1, with protein sequence MNPDRLFDSLREQVKGLAPSNMDISSIEFEGPIVAIYVRNYDEFSGNVDVAKNMAMSVRRRVDIRPDPSTLEDPDKVEKKIRSMIPDSAEVTDINFQPDTGQAFVEAINPGAINDQEILSALKKESGWNVKVMRSPPIPSKTISDVRGYLRYSKDERSAMLKKVARNLVRPVIEGEQWVRVTTMGGFRQVGRSASLLTTRNSKILIDCGLDPGSDATPYFAIPEANPITDIDAVVITHAHLDHCGTLPALFKYGYEGPVYCTEPTRDLMALLQLDNIKLAYGEAKKNLYDAKDVRKEILHTIPLKYGSTTDIAPDVRLTFHNAGHILGSAIAHFHVGEGLHNIAFTGDTKYEKTWLFNPANTKFPRLETLVIESTYGGHNDYQPSRHDASEQLGEYIKEACTHGGKILIPVFAVGRSQEVMLVIEELERTEAIPPLPVYLDGMIWEATAIHTAYPEYLNTQLRTQIFQKNENPFLSPIFHRVETADMREEICHSPDPCIVLATGGMMSGGPVLEYFREWADDPRNWLLFVGYQSENSLGRTIQRGRTEITLPSKGKQITVEIKMNRETVDGFSGHSDRKQMMEYIRKLDPRPDKIIIGHGEDRKCTDLASSIYKKYNIQTVAPQNLETVRLK
- a CDS encoding ribbon-helix-helix domain-containing protein; this translates as MTGEEGVKISVRLSSEDMQLIQDFMEENDLDVTISSFIRDAIRGYIADKKVPAEAGEDGIYVRLSEVLIQAMENLKKEGVIFDEESYIRQLVMSDLIPQESLENTKTNAFKAAQEASRMM
- the leuS gene encoding leucine--tRNA ligase; translated protein: MSRDYAEMEKKWQSKWAEKKLNESERQDGKPKFMLIFAYPGLTGYLHVGHLRGYTYADALGRYKRMTGYNVLFPVGTHATGNGAISLASKIARKDEKTVDYLLRNGCPEEEIDKLKEPMDVVNFFNNVYQNDYWKRFGFLADWRRFTCTLYPDYGKFIEWQFTKLKEKGLLVQKPYYAPFCPVHGPVAVDPSETDISKGGLAETQEYTLLKFWCEERKFFLVAATLRPETIFGQVCFWARPDMEYSIVEKDGERWVVSPQCAEKMSLQFDGVEEVGRIAGKDLIGLTCTAPMIHKQIPVFPADFVDPDVGTGLVTSCPSDAPDDWNSLQVVKANPELTEKYGISKDIVDAVVPVSIISIKGYGDFPAQSIIEKMKIPSVKDPAKFRELMDEAKKQVYKDGYHMGVMKDVCGEFSGMRVEEAKDKIQQAMLASKEAEIFRDLTEEVVCRCGQRVHIKRIDDQWFINYADRQLTDSTKEHCRDMTIFPAQYYENVQGVLDWYRERACVRLGNWLGTRFPFDNKWIIEAISDSTLYPLFYTISLYSNTKQITPEQMTPEFFDYVVLEKGEPSAVAGSTGIDQELLEKIRKDVHYWYPLDINLGGKEHMTVHFPVFLMNHRAILPDDMQPKGIIVNWYVTGKNKDKISKSKGGAQPIPGAVAKFGADSMRLYYAHVASMFVDVEWDEDLVFTYKQKLENIMSSVEDLINAEADVPSGDIDAWLLSRFNTHVSEIRAAMDRYDLRQMATVVYYDMSNDMRWYARRGGKNRDTVMQALRIWINAMMPITPHVAEELWSEAGFEGLVSEAQFPEADDSKRNAAAEYGEGLVQEVIGDVNEIKKMAKTEVSKAVIYTTPMWKVGVMKDAIAMAEAGNLTIPDLTKRCMADENLKKRGKETSDFVKKIAVDLMRSNLKDKKALADLDEETLLKSAKDFIASETGMETEIYGADEENKFDPSNKARVAVPGRPAIYLC
- a CDS encoding proteasome subunit beta, archaeal, with amino-acid sequence MNANVESDNVVKTGTTTIGMKIKDGVILATDQRATMNNLIANSHVQKVYPLADNLGMTISGLVGDAQLMVRYMQSQISIYTMQKGAPMSVQTAATLMGSVIRQGFYLGPILAGYDRTGGHVFSVDGAGGVIEDDYTSSGSGSITAYGALETLYKPDMTKKEGIDVAIAGLNAARRRDNYTGDGMLILYIGPKGYEWVPQEDIKARCEELGFKYPN